The Triticum aestivum cultivar Chinese Spring chromosome 5A, IWGSC CS RefSeq v2.1, whole genome shotgun sequence genomic sequence GAGCAAGGGCCATTGATGTTAAACAACAGATGTTCTCTAGACTCTCTGACACTGACTTGACATAGAGCACAATTCACCCCAAACTCAATCGTCCAGTGTCTTCTATCTATCATGTCTCTTGTATTAAGCCGGTCCAGAGTTAATAGCCACATGAAAACCGTCTGTTTTGGCAAACATTTACTTTTCCAAATAAGTTCAAACAACGGGCAAACCTGGACACAGCTGAACATCAACTTATAATATCCCGCAGAAGAGTAGGTTCCAGACTGGGAGGATTTAAACGTGCAAGTATCTAGCTGGGTGCCAAAGCGAGACTCACTACGAAGCTCCACCAACATACTATGCAGTTCCTGAAGCTCACAGTAGGCCTGAGGGGAGACTGGGATTGCAAAGAAACTTGCCAAGTCTTCCACCGAAGTTGCAGCTGTCATCTCCGTAAGTGAGATATCTGGGTCTAGAGCAAATGAAAAAAGCCTTGGCATCTTCTCAGCTACAAGATCTCCCATCCATCTGTCTTTCCAGCACACAATTATTTTACTATCCTAAGGGACGCATGCAGTGATAGCTCTGAAATTATCCACCAAAAAGGTCCCACCCGACCACACACTTGAGGCGTATCAGTTTGATAGTATGCTTGCCAAGCCATGTCCACCCATGGTATATTAGCACGATTAAAAAAATTAAACAAGTACTTGAGGATGAGAGCTTCATTTTGGACTTCCAGAGTAATAACCCCAAGCCCCCCTTTACTTTTCGGACGGCAAACCATGTGCCAAGCTGCCAGCGAATTACGATGTTCAGTAATGTCATCTTTTTGCCGAAGGCACGATCTCCTAATCTTGTCCACGTGTGTAATAGCAGTCTTTTGAATTCTGATCATGCACATAAAGAATATCCTGGAGTCCTCATGCTTGAATCAATATGATTGTGCTTGTTTAACCCAACGGTGTGCAATAATTACACTATGCAGCACTCAAATGTTCATTGGATGAATTGCATGGCATGCCTTTTGTTTTCAAATACTTTGACTTGCAAGCTAAGGCGTGTTGGCTGACCAAACTATGCAGGTTTTTGGCAGAAAGAGGGGCATTGATTTTTCTCGATGATGAGGATGGGACAATAGGAATGGAAGAAATCTATGGAAAGATTGCAGGAGGAAAATATGGGTGCTCGTGGGATGCCTTCCAGGCTTACAAACACTTGAAGTTGCTTGGCTACATTATTGGACGATATGGTGTCCCCTGGACAATGAAGCATAACCCTACTTGTGAAACCACTGATTCCCTGGAGAGTATGCCTGACACTAACCAGAGCTTCGATAGAGCCGACGGTGTCCGCAGCGGCATCGCGAAATTACTCAAAGAAATGCACATAGATGGGTTGCATCCATCCTTTGAAGTGTATCTACCAAATAGCAAATTTAGAAAGTCATCCCCTGGAGCCCCTTGTTTCTTCCTATCTATGTTAAGGTAATGTTACTTTTCTCACGTGCATTTGTGCTTATAAACTAGTGCATTTTCATCTTACAGTAGTTCACAAGGTTTGTTTAAAATGGCAGTGTAGGATCACAAGGTTTTCTACAAGAGTGCATAAATTGTTCATTGTGTGTTTGATATGATTTTAATCTCTTCTGGTTTGAAATGGATGTTCTGAAACTTCTGCACATTTAGGCATCACGATTTATCTATCAGGTGTTATTGGTTGTCTTTCTGTGCACATGGATATCTCTCTTTTGTGTTGTTAATGTATTGTATGCACATATACATAGATTTAATACTTTGCTCTGTTATCACGGTGGTTATAATGTTCGAGCTAATGTATATAATTTAAGCTTAGTATCCAAGCTGATAGGGAATTTTTGGTGTCCAATCAGATTTTTACTTAGCTGAGCTATGTCTTGCAATCGAAATGTGCAATCAATCATGATTTCTTGTATTTATATGCTTATCATATATCCATCAGTCACACCCTATCACAGGTTCTCATTTTCGTGACAAACTTTTCCCCAACAGAATAAATAGTGATTCTAACCATGTAGTGGGTAATGAAACACGTGAAGCCACAAATTTGCAGAAAAAGTTATAGAAGTAGGCAAGGAGACACGAAAAAATGCCATGAATATATGAATTTGGGCTTAGCAGTTTGTGTTTGGATGCATATGATCTCTTGAATGATATTTCTTTCCATCATAGCTCTTGTTTACTCGATTTGGTGCAGAGACAAACCACCATCAAGGGATGAACTGGAAACCATCGAAAGCAAGTGTGGCGGCATTCCTCTTAAATTTTGTCAAGTTGATAATGGACGTGTCAGCCTTCTCTCCTTCGACAAAGTTCTACTTCCTAGTTTGCCCTGACAGATAGCAGCAGAAATGGTTGTTATTTTTCACTTATTCTGAACTTCTGATCTTGTAAAGGTATCACCTCAATCTGCATTAGGATGTGTACTCAGTGCCATGAACGACAACCTAAAACAACCCCATGAATCAGTTAGTTCAGAGTGGCATGTGGATATTGCGGAAAAGGGCACCGTTGCTGCATCTTGACATCGACTGTTTTTTCAGCAGCAAATTGATGAATCGTTTCAATGGACAACAAGCGTTTCTGTTGTGCTAAAACATCGATTTGCCTGCCCTCTTCTCGGGACCGATAAAGTTGCCAGATAGATCTTCATGTAAAAAAAAGAAGGGTCTGCAGGGATCTGTGGAATCGTATCCACTTCCACTCTTTGCTCTCCTTGTTTACTGTTTACAACTGATGATGTTGTTTGGGCTGGTGCAACATCACCTTTGGGTTTTCTGACTTCAGGGATAATGCTTCGATATTTTCCATGGGGACTAGGTACTTTTTGGTGTGTTTCTAACTAATTAAGTTGCTTGCTAATGTCTCTCTGTTCGATGACACCAGAGAAGAGTTCGTACAAAAAATGACACTAGAGAACAATAGGCCGTTGCCACTGAGGAGAGCGTCATTTCGTTGCACAAGAGTTGATGTGACAATTAATCACCGTTTGGCCCCTACCAAATCGTTGTTGCGATGATTTTCCAGTTTAGCGGCAATGAAGGTGATGCTCTAACTTCAGTTCGACAACCACTCAGTGGCATGTAGGGGATTGTTCTAGTATCCACACTTTTGGGACTGAGGGAAATAATCGAGTGTGTTTTATCTTTAAAATGGGGTGCGCCGCAGATAAGTCGTTTTTGTAGCTCAGGCGTCATGGAGGCCTTTTTGGAAAATTCAAAAATCGGAaaattaattttaaaaaaattctaaacAAAAATCCACATGCATATATAGATGCCTTGTTTGCATACGTATAAAAGTCCAAGAtgatatactttaacatgtgaggTACACAATAAAACATGTGTTACATGCACTGTTCACTATTAAAATGCACAAGTTTTCTTATGAAATACTCCCGCCGTCCCATGATGTAAGACGTTTTCTAACACTACACTACaacattttttgacactacactacaagtgtcaaaaaatgtcttacattatgagacaaaGGGTGTATATGCTTGCCATTGTTATTTATTCAAATCTTGATATGAAATGTTATTGTATGGATCACTATGTGGTGCTAGGTACAGATTGGTCTATGGAGAGATCGAAGCCTTATCGTCTCCTAATTAGAAAACCCTAGCTAGGTTTCTCCCGCAACCCTTAATGGCTAGGGCAAACTTTACTCTTCAAACTCTACCGATCGAGCCCATGGATTCACCTCCCCTCTACCTGTCGCTCAGACGGCCGGTGGCAGGGAAGAGAATCCCGGTGCCTCCGCTTTGGTTGGTAGTTTAGGTTAGGATTTTTTTTTAGTCCTCGTAAGTGCGGTGCTCGGACGGATGCAACACTTGTTTGAGTTTGTCTTCTGGTCTCCAATCCTCTTGAGTTCGTCCAATTGGACATAGTCGACTCGACGGAGCTCCGGCATAGATTCCTGCCATCTCCTTGGGACGGTAAGGTTAAGGTTTCTCGTCGTGTGGCGATATTTGCTGCCAGGTGCTTCAGATGTATTCAAGGGTTCAATGACGACGAGTGTGGCTCTAGGGCGCTGGCctttaggggcacgtgcacgaagacttcccggGATTCGCGATATAATTTAGCCGGCTCCGATAGGGGAACGGCGAcaacggcgcggcggcggctcgtTCTGGCAGCAGTGGTGGTCGTTTTGGTGTCTTGGAGTCTCGATATAATTTATTATTACGTTTGACGTGCTTTGCACATTCGATAAACTTTGATAATAGACCTGAGTTACTTTTGCCAAAAAAAAGAGATTGGTCGACCTATACACCCATTGCCTTGTCGGTTTTTACTCCAAAATTTCAACGGTAATGATGCCCAAACCCATTCATATGGAAGCACTTGCCGATCAATCAGCTTTGTGTACTAGTAAAAATTGATACACCATCTCTGTGCGAAGAGCGACATGCCCCGTTCTGCCCTCGGATATTAACGCTGGAGCAATGGCGACACCATGTAATCCAAACCAACTCATCTCGAGGTACACTCGGGGCCACTTTAATCAGGCCCTGTCTCGAGCATGCCGACAGAGTATCTTACTCGTCAAATTCCCTCGTACTACACTCATCTGAAAAGGACATTGATCCGGAAGCTCTTACGCCAGAGGTCGGTCAGGAGCCACAGAAATGACGCCATGCATGCACATGTGCACACATACGCGGGCGCCTATATAAACTCGTCACCAGTAGCTCAGTACCCACGGCCACGGCAAGGCAAGTGCAAAGCTAGGCTAGCAAATAATTAAGCAGGCAGGAGGAGCTTCGCTGCTTCAGCAATGGCGAGCGCCAAGCTGGTGCTCGTGGCCGCGCTTGTGATCCTGCTGCAGGCGTCGACGAGCGCGGTGGCCCGGCACCACCACCACGCCAAGCCGGACCCGTGCGACGACGCCGAGGGCGACGGCCCCGAGACGGGCATGCGGCACAAGCACAAGAAACCCCACTGCCCGTCGAAGCcgggcggccacggcggcggcggcgggggcacccCGGGCATTATGACGGTGAACGGCTTCGAGAAGGGCCAGGagggcggcgggccggcggcgtgCGACGGCAAGTACCACAGCGACAAGGACATGATCGCGGCGCTGTCGACGCGGTGGTACGACGGCGGGCGCCGGTGCCACAAGACGATCCGCATCACCAGCAAGCGCAACGGGCGCACCGTGGAGGCCCGGGTGGTGGACGAGTGCGACTCCAACCACGGCTGCAAGGACGACGTCGTCGACACCTCCGCCGCCGTGTGGGAGGCGCTCGGGCTCGACACCGACGTCGGCGTCGTGCCCGTCACCTGGTCCGACGCCTGAAAACCGTATTCACCGGCCGTCGGACTCAGACGGCCGGCGGACGACGACTGGAGGGTATTCTAGATTGCTCGCCAGGAGTCACCTGTAGTTGTTTCTGTGTGCGTATGCACGTTTGAAGTGTTGGTGTCGTTGCTAATCTCTCGAGCGTTAGATACTTAATAGTATGTCGAATACGTATAGCAGAATAAATTGGGGAATAAATTTACCTGTATGGATGGTAGTGTGGGTTTATCATGTACTCCAC encodes the following:
- the LOC123104287 gene encoding uncharacterized protein — protein: MAAAARDRRRRGRAPGAASAEDDGEEHHLNPFLSDEAPSSSRVQFRNVASRARWVEEAGAAEVLDSKGKLWLTTGVTRGGKLDYNVEEIGFLAERGALIFLDDEDGTIGMEEIYGKIAGGKYGCSWDAFQAYKHLKLLGYIIGRYGVPWTMKHNPTCETTDSLESMPDTNQSFDRADGVRSGIAKLLKEMHIDGLHPSFEVYLPNSKFRKSSPGAPCFFLSMLRDKPPSRDELETIESKCGGIPLKFCQVDNGRVSLLSFDKVLLPSLP